Proteins encoded within one genomic window of Tabrizicola piscis:
- a CDS encoding CRTAC1 family protein, protein MTLNDKATWGLSLTEYRTMLGRLFVLASYLAIAALMAAPAAAYTLSAGGSKFCAIDESVCFEDVSNILHLPDLTGERIEYKGQTWSISWGDANGNLWPDLYLNHHTERSTNNRFPTSHLIYDLGKNPETWEFLELGNGDQHSALFIDLDMDGNEEIFELIGGMSGTAAFGDRNSMSVIHKLDRDPVSDSESVEGAIETGLAYPGARGRYALPIVRNGELSLLLINAPRKDGLAGTALFRRTVSGTFVRDESVFTTTECTLPGLCKDVEFNIGSYGEAKAFHANDDNLVDLFFYGRGSTNPGRLFLASVDAEGNHSYRNSGGFIVDSNDISVSDFNNDGNFELIYANSNGINFVSFNGDNVLGGMIPSEKRIPVGLVTGDLNNDKYLDIVVYYRAANDGPFNVSVLMNDGSGGFSESEFVDEKNTGDARNVSIADYDLDGALDLIFSDGRGDVEEAKAYGGYTLLKGMTKNNWLQVDLVDPQMLRGLGARVTVTTSDGTRMLRGQYSGVHSEVQDFKRLHFGLGDSTEVTVLVKWADGTETVVDRVKANQIISVAQ, encoded by the coding sequence TTGACCCTTAATGACAAGGCCACTTGGGGATTGTCATTAACGGAATATCGCACCATGCTTGGCAGACTGTTCGTTCTTGCTTCATATCTGGCAATTGCCGCCTTGATGGCTGCTCCGGCAGCTGCGTATACGCTGTCCGCAGGTGGATCAAAGTTTTGCGCAATAGATGAATCGGTTTGCTTTGAAGACGTGTCCAATATCCTCCACCTTCCCGACCTGACCGGCGAAAGAATTGAGTACAAGGGTCAGACTTGGTCTATTTCCTGGGGTGACGCAAACGGAAACCTTTGGCCAGACTTGTACTTGAACCACCATACGGAAAGAAGCACGAATAATCGTTTCCCAACATCCCACCTGATATACGATCTCGGCAAGAACCCGGAAACGTGGGAATTTCTTGAACTTGGGAATGGGGACCAGCACTCAGCCTTGTTCATTGATCTCGATATGGATGGAAACGAGGAAATCTTTGAACTGATCGGCGGCATGTCGGGAACGGCAGCGTTCGGCGATAGGAATTCGATGAGCGTGATCCACAAACTTGACAGGGATCCAGTTTCGGATTCAGAATCGGTAGAAGGGGCTATTGAAACTGGATTAGCCTATCCTGGGGCCCGAGGGCGGTATGCCCTACCCATAGTCCGCAATGGCGAACTGAGTTTGCTGCTGATCAACGCACCGCGAAAGGATGGTTTGGCGGGCACCGCACTTTTTCGTCGTACCGTGTCAGGAACATTTGTTCGCGACGAAAGTGTTTTTACCACAACCGAATGTACTTTGCCGGGGCTCTGCAAGGATGTTGAGTTCAATATTGGCAGCTATGGTGAAGCTAAAGCATTTCATGCCAATGATGATAACCTTGTCGATCTGTTTTTCTATGGACGGGGAAGCACGAATCCCGGCCGCCTCTTCCTTGCGTCGGTAGATGCAGAAGGAAACCATTCCTACAGAAATTCTGGTGGCTTCATAGTAGACAGTAACGATATCTCTGTTTCTGACTTCAACAACGATGGAAATTTCGAACTGATTTATGCAAACAGTAATGGCATCAACTTTGTGAGCTTTAATGGCGACAATGTTCTTGGCGGAATGATACCAAGTGAGAAACGGATCCCAGTTGGACTTGTCACGGGCGATCTCAACAACGACAAATATTTGGATATTGTGGTATACTACAGAGCTGCAAATGATGGACCGTTTAATGTCTCAGTTCTGATGAATGATGGAAGTGGAGGATTCTCCGAAAGTGAGTTCGTAGATGAGAAGAACACGGGAGATGCCAGAAATGTTTCAATTGCTGATTATGACCTGGATGGTGCTCTCGATCTCATTTTTTCGGATGGGCGGGGTGATGTCGAAGAAGCCAAAGCATATGGCGGCTACACCCTTCTGAAGGGGATGACCAAGAACAATTGGCTACAAGTGGATTTGGTGGATCCGCAAATGCTGCGCGGACTTGGCGCACGCGTGACGGTCACAACAAGCGATGGGACTAGAATGCTACGGGGTCAATACTCTGGCGTCCACTCAGAAGTACAGGACTTCAAGAGACTCCATTTCGGATTGGGC
- a CDS encoding TadE/TadG family type IV pilus assembly protein: MNRLRTSLRDFARDESGVMLAEFLMLFPLLVWGFIALVVYWDVFRTINVTQKAAYSISDLLSRQELVTEDFVAGLQNVLDFLTPGAPQSRMRITSFEFLENAPEGTPTGWGDDEYVLLWSRASGGGGIAPYTEDEIQDLRDFIPLLDNGQSALIVETWVDYVPRFDIGVLNFAPGISDQTFTQFIVTYPRRRRVCLEDTDTCV, translated from the coding sequence ATGAACCGCCTCCGTACAAGCCTGCGTGACTTTGCCCGGGACGAAAGCGGCGTCATGCTGGCTGAGTTCCTCATGCTGTTTCCGCTTCTCGTCTGGGGGTTCATCGCGCTTGTCGTGTACTGGGATGTGTTCCGCACGATCAACGTGACCCAGAAAGCCGCCTATTCGATTTCGGACCTTCTGTCCCGGCAGGAACTGGTGACCGAAGATTTCGTCGCGGGGCTGCAGAACGTGCTGGATTTCCTGACCCCCGGCGCGCCGCAATCGCGGATGCGGATCACCAGCTTCGAGTTTCTTGAGAATGCGCCGGAAGGCACTCCGACCGGCTGGGGCGATGATGAATATGTCCTGCTGTGGTCGCGCGCCTCGGGTGGAGGCGGCATTGCTCCCTACACCGAAGACGAGATTCAGGATCTGCGCGATTTCATCCCGCTCTTGGACAACGGGCAGTCCGCGCTGATCGTCGAAACCTGGGTCGACTATGTTCCCCGCTTCGATATCGGCGTGCTGAACTTCGCGCCCGGCATTTCCGACCAGACCTTCACCCAGTTCATCGTGACCTATCCACGCCGTCGCCGGGTCTGTCTTGAAGACACGGACACCTGCGTCTGA
- the glpX gene encoding class II fructose-bisphosphatase gives MSEKSQFQDRLLSLGLGRVSEAAALASASLIGRGDEKAADQAAVNAMRDQLNLLDIKGVVVIGEGERDEAPMLYIGEEVGTGNGPAVDIALDPLEGTTLTAKDMPNALTVIAMAPRGTLLHAPDVYMDKLAIGPGMKPGTVTLSMTPSERVSALAAAKGCSTEDITVCVLDRPRHEDMIAELRSTGAAIRLITDGDVAGVMHCAEPEITGIDMYMGSGGAPEGVLAAAALKCMGGQFYGKLLFRNEDEKARARKAGITNFDRVYTRDDLVRSDVIFAATGVTSGSLLAGIKREPGWITLETILMRSKSGSIRRMTYRSPVK, from the coding sequence ATGTCCGAAAAGTCGCAATTCCAGGACCGGCTTCTCAGCCTCGGCCTCGGCCGGGTGTCCGAGGCCGCCGCCCTCGCCTCTGCCAGCCTCATCGGGCGCGGCGATGAAAAGGCCGCCGATCAGGCCGCCGTCAACGCCATGCGCGACCAGTTGAACCTGCTCGACATCAAGGGCGTCGTCGTCATCGGCGAGGGGGAGCGGGACGAAGCCCCGATGCTGTATATCGGCGAGGAAGTCGGCACCGGCAACGGCCCCGCCGTCGACATCGCGCTTGATCCGCTGGAAGGCACCACCCTGACTGCCAAGGACATGCCGAACGCCTTGACCGTCATCGCGATGGCCCCCCGCGGCACGCTCCTCCACGCCCCCGACGTCTACATGGACAAGCTTGCCATCGGGCCCGGCATGAAGCCCGGCACCGTGACCCTGTCCATGACCCCGTCCGAACGGGTCTCCGCCCTCGCCGCCGCCAAGGGCTGCTCGACCGAAGACATTACCGTCTGCGTCCTTGACCGTCCGCGCCACGAAGACATGATCGCGGAACTTCGCTCCACCGGTGCTGCGATCCGCCTCATCACCGACGGCGATGTCGCGGGCGTCATGCACTGCGCCGAGCCCGAGATTACCGGCATCGACATGTATATGGGCTCCGGTGGCGCACCCGAAGGGGTGTTGGCCGCCGCCGCGCTGAAATGCATGGGCGGGCAGTTCTACGGCAAACTTCTGTTCCGCAACGAAGATGAAAAAGCCCGGGCCAGAAAAGCCGGCATCACCAATTTCGACCGCGTCTACACCCGTGACGACCTTGTCCGCTCCGACGTGATCTTCGCCGCGACGGGCGTCACCAGCGGGTCTCTGCTTGCCGGGATCAAACGGGAACCGGGCTGGATCACACTGGAAACCATCCTGATGCGGTCCAAAAGCGGCTCCATCCGCCGGATGACCTACCGCAGCCCGGTCAAATAG
- a CDS encoding homoserine dehydrogenase, translated as MSAAAPLRLGLAGLGTVGIGVVKIVQAQADLITARTGRAVTISAVSARDPQKNRDADLSAYAWETDPVALARRPDIDVFVEVMGGHDGPAKAATEAALAAGKDVVTANKALLAHHGQALAEAAEAQGRVIRFEAAVAGGIPVIKALTEGLAGNRMKRVMGVMNGTCNYILTRMQSAGLPYDTVFEEARQLGYLEADPNLDVGGIDAGHKLSLLAAIAFGTRVSFDAVELEGIGNVSIDDIRLAEDMGYRIKLLGVAQMTGRGLEQRMTPCLVPSASPLGQLQGGTNMVVLEGDSVGQIVLRGPGAGMGPTASAVMADVIDIARGLRLPTFGIPATQLAQPTAASSATPAPYYLRMTLLDKPGALAKIATCLGEAGISIDQMRQLHRPDDAAQNAIVLIVTHKAAPADVAHALSQFGPTGVLVGTPVAIRIEEV; from the coding sequence ATGTCAGCCGCTGCTCCCTTGCGTCTTGGCCTTGCCGGTCTTGGAACCGTGGGCATCGGTGTGGTCAAGATCGTCCAGGCCCAGGCCGACCTGATCACCGCCCGCACCGGCCGCGCCGTGACCATCTCGGCCGTTTCGGCCCGGGACCCGCAAAAGAATCGTGACGCCGATCTGTCGGCCTATGCTTGGGAAACCGACCCCGTGGCGCTGGCCCGGCGTCCCGACATCGACGTCTTCGTCGAGGTGATGGGCGGCCACGATGGACCGGCCAAGGCCGCCACCGAAGCGGCCCTTGCAGCGGGCAAGGATGTGGTCACCGCCAACAAGGCGCTGCTCGCACACCACGGCCAGGCCCTTGCCGAAGCGGCCGAGGCGCAGGGCCGCGTCATCCGGTTCGAGGCCGCCGTCGCCGGGGGCATTCCCGTCATCAAGGCCCTGACCGAAGGCCTTGCCGGCAACCGGATGAAGCGTGTGATGGGCGTGATGAACGGCACCTGCAACTATATCCTGACCCGGATGCAATCCGCAGGCCTGCCCTATGACACCGTGTTCGAAGAGGCGCGCCAGCTGGGCTATCTTGAGGCGGACCCCAACCTCGACGTCGGCGGCATCGACGCCGGGCACAAGCTGTCGCTCCTTGCCGCCATCGCCTTTGGCACCCGCGTCAGCTTTGACGCCGTGGAACTGGAAGGCATCGGCAACGTCTCGATCGACGACATCCGCCTGGCCGAGGATATGGGCTACCGCATCAAGCTTCTCGGCGTGGCGCAGATGACCGGACGGGGGCTGGAACAGCGGATGACCCCGTGCCTTGTCCCCTCCGCCTCGCCCTTGGGTCAGCTGCAGGGCGGCACCAACATGGTCGTGCTGGAAGGTGACAGCGTCGGCCAGATCGTCCTGCGCGGCCCCGGTGCGGGCATGGGCCCCACGGCCAGCGCCGTCATGGCCGACGTGATCGACATCGCCCGTGGCCTGCGCCTGCCGACCTTCGGCATCCCGGCCACACAGCTGGCCCAGCCCACCGCCGCAAGCTCTGCCACCCCCGCACCCTACTACCTGCGGATGACGCTGCTCGACAAACCCGGCGCGCTGGCGAAGATCGCCACCTGCCTGGGTGAGGCGGGCATTTCGATCGACCAGATGCGCCAGTTGCACCGCCCGGATGACGCCGCACAGAACGCCATCGTCCTGATCGTCACCCACAAGGCCGCCCCGGCCGACGTGGCCCACGCCCTGTCCCAGTTCGGGCCGACCGGCGTTCTTGTCGGCACACCCGTCGCGATCCGGATCGAAGAGGTCTGA
- a CDS encoding TadE/TadG family type IV pilus assembly protein, translated as MRTFLADERGTATIEFVLLVPIILTIFFASFESSFYMIRSVMLERSVDIVVRDIRLGNLDNIDHSDLKELFCETSALVANIADCVDAMAVWMQPINTATFAMVAPPRYCVDRDEDIILEPTPGEFAYGSDNDIMLLRICLKEEPMFPTTIIGAGLMEGGEDDGSYAIVVTSVFVNEPG; from the coding sequence ATGCGGACTTTCCTTGCCGACGAACGGGGCACGGCCACGATCGAATTCGTGTTGCTGGTGCCGATCATCCTGACGATCTTCTTCGCGTCGTTCGAAAGCAGCTTCTACATGATCCGGTCGGTGATGCTGGAACGCAGCGTCGACATCGTGGTGCGCGACATCCGTCTTGGCAACCTGGACAATATTGACCACAGCGACCTGAAGGAGCTGTTTTGCGAAACCTCCGCGCTGGTGGCAAATATCGCCGATTGCGTTGACGCCATGGCCGTCTGGATGCAGCCAATCAATACCGCGACCTTCGCCATGGTTGCGCCGCCACGCTATTGCGTCGACCGCGATGAAGATATCATTCTGGAACCGACGCCGGGGGAATTCGCCTATGGGTCGGACAACGACATCATGCTTCTGCGGATCTGCCTGAAAGAGGAACCGATGTTCCCCACAACGATCATCGGCGCAGGTCTGATGGAAGGCGGCGAAGACGACGGCAGCTATGCCATCGTGGTCACTTCTGTCTTTGTTAACGAACCCGGGTGA